One genomic segment of Ctenopharyngodon idella isolate HZGC_01 chromosome 7, HZGC01, whole genome shotgun sequence includes these proteins:
- the kdm6ba gene encoding lysine-specific demethylase 6B isoform X2, translating into MHHTPEQFTGCSTRDPFPLDGLNRGPWAPVGSRAWPPPSRCLPGVSQHQFLPHMPPSHMTGLNHPSKFLNNGPLHRGDKQDLSQALLPGLQRPAPPRPWEPTRTGQSYESLPGDNHNRLHNGYNAGPPAHLTARANQLLKYGAPHPQFPAHGSRPMLPLPDIWTQPQTPQQPRGPHSHSGQLKRPGPPLGEHSVIQHTPAPSLHRPMEDCPSPSKRKKSSGSEQASYSAMQRIPGSPAHLNQQPSSQYPSPKPGFWNPMHKGGAPWNPNERKSGQIDFQDSAKPGIGSFPYKPPPLNPSTMSSPTIPPTRGYGQSRGPPPQSHKTGPSSPSLGPPSQSPHIHHSTYPYPNNRPTAHTQGEPQGTTPQRRHESGVNSLDSRAPPPTSSSSLQADRERPAPSPANHTTVPYSHPQFQPHPGLIHSTSPPASNQAQATVPQHNPDKPWKSQESRDISAAGDSQVVARLSQAQNKVVGGDQGPGTLQHVSPSQAPARKPVITPNLETPHPPCSLELYTNVGSIPTMCSAPPTTSSIPSTLSGWRGTDSSVLISNPNHVSMIGQNLPHPGYQGVHPGVGTLPHPYRGAQSQIQQSTLPHTGQGRPNYTPVSSASSTLNSGLQRSGESVITSKTSNALPQSVSSSLHRPQPPAHIKVNSALHPISNSSYSSVPIQSSSSISQATTTVPAPVYPISCLQTATPSSQSIADALNKLDAELQGHMQAEQRRRDQEEERKQNVERQEPETKAHGESAIKSLERLLSGSAAEPPPPRLSPADAPSSVSPPSQNSPPYPWLSRGGVPPRASGTATTIMERPRPPPLTPQTEYAREKQRQREKWKSGALSQNSTGIPTYPSESGLISPSHNHTMQLKPDPSKDVTMLKTPHIAGILDAIPNPPPLREPPKLYQAFPKDVPSSCTQISTTANSLQKHMPSTGLGSLGSSSSSCNGDSDGAQFEEETSELLPDGLANIMKMLDESIKKEEEMYSGQMGERAGPEPPFSANVAPMKNYLCAPDLVPALKQSPTEDHQPDGHASPPVLSRQGSLASPCSRTSSLEEEEEVLKVIPKSANSISMQSQESILATTGTNYRHSDLAKLYGLPEVEKSECEEDDDDDDEEEADREDETPSCSPPPQRPHLHQTGVNSMFKNLASVLESQKYTYRGGPFGRPPPSAFVGVKYSSSLSLGPDICRQQQSTSPTSGTTNQPGFSSPTQTLAISNSGQPCPLSPTNWASERKRGDKISQSDLLGNDDEEEISEEPTGEKDSGTVKDLLERRPKLTTISESSLAELSHSYEVNKHILPYKDHSKAESQEICKPDKEKDRHKDRERERKHKHSSKKHEDRKERKKKHRERHDDASLSSSSSSSFSRRHRDGKSHKEKKSRQVLANLDIQSKEFREKEQERDGDKKKRKEECNRLQTEGEEWAQSKDKGSSSGRSSDLPSASSALCSDDFQKLKALTDGPPKELKIRLIKVESGDRETFIASEVEERRIPLEEITIKNTASEIIRACKGARVKEKFKESYLLPAFSVKPILTTELPIPPEKLNPPTPSIYLESKRDAFSPVLLQFCTDSKNPITVIRGLAGSLRLNLGLFSTKSLVEANGEHAVEVRTQVQQPADENWDPSGTGQTWPCESSRSHTTIAKYAQYQASSFQESLQEEKGSDEEEDDDEKSATNSENMTINSSAPSSSSEQKSVGKIIKFGTNIDLSDPKRWKAQLQELQKLPAFMRVSSSGNMLSHVGHTILGMNTVQLYMKVPGCRTPGHQENNNFCSVNINIGPGDCEWFAVHDNYWEAISDFCEKHGVDYLTGSWWPVLDDLYRSNIPVYRFIQRPGDLVWINAGTVHWVQAVGWCNNIAWNVGPVNSYQYQLALERFEWNEVKKVKSIVPMIHVSWNVARNVKITDPDTYKMIKHCLLQSIKHIQILRDQLVAAGKKISYQSRVKDEPAYYCNECDVEVFNLLFVTSENGSRKTYVVHCEDCARQRSPNLSNVVVLEQYRMEELMNVYDSFSLAISPSSR; encoded by the exons ATGCATCACACACCAGAACAGTTCACCGGGTGCAGCACACGGGACCCTTTTCCTCTGGACGGACTCAACCGGGGACCATGGGCTCCCGTGGGCAGCCGCGCCTGGCCACCTCCCTCCAG GTGCTTACCTGGTGTCAGTCAGCACCAGTTCCTCCCCCATATGCCACCCAGTCACATGACTGGCCTAAACCATCCTAGTAAATTCTTAAACAATGG CCCTTTACATCGAGGGGATAAGCAAGACCTGTCTCAGGCTTTGTTGCCAGGATTACAAAGGCCTGCTCCTCCAAGGCCTTGGGAACCAACCAGAACTGGCCAGAGTTATGAGTCATTGCCTGGTGATAACCACAACCGACTACACAATGGCTACAATGCAGGTCCTCCTGCACACCTCACAGCTCGAGCCAATCAGCTACTGAAG TATGGTGCTCCTCATCCTCAGTTCCCAGCCCATGGCTCACGGCCCATGCTTCCATTACCTGATATATGGACCCAACCTCAGACTCCGCAGCAACCCAGAGGACCTCACTCTCATTCTGGACAGTTAAAACGGCCTGGGCCCCCTCTGGGAGAGCACTCTGTCATTCAGCATACCCCTGCTCCATCTCTACACCGGCCCATGGAGGACTGCCCCAGTCCAAGCAAGAGAAAGAAGAGCTCTGGGTCTGAGCAG GCTTCTTATTCAGCCATGCAGCGCATACCTGGGTCACCTGCACATTTGAATCAGCAGCCATCCTCCCAATACCCCTCTCCTAAACCTGGATTTTGGAACCCGATGCACAAAGGAGGAGCACCCTGGAACCCAAATGAACGCAAAAGCGGGCAGATCGATTTCCAG GATTCAGCTAAGCCAGGAATTGGAAGTTTCCCATATAAACCGCCTCCCTTGAATCCGTCAACCATGTCTTCACCCACCATTCCCCCCACAAGAGGTTACGGACAAAGCAGGGGTCCTCCACCACAATCCCACAAGACTGGTCCGTCATCACCATCTCTGGGGCCACCTTCACAGAGCCCTCACATCCATCATTCTACATACCCCTATCCCAACAACAGACCTACAGCTCATACCCAAGGGGAACCACAGGGTACTACTCCACAAAGACGACATGAATCTGGAGTGAATTCTTTGGATAGCCGGGCTCCACCACCTACATCCTCATCATCACTGCAGGCAGATAGGGAGCGCCCTGCACCCTCACCAGCAAACCACACCACTGTGCCTTACAGTCACCCCCAGTTCCAGCCTCACCCAGGGCTGATCCATTCCACCAGCCCACCAGCCAGCAACCAGGCCCAGGCCACAGTACCTCAGCACAACCCTGACAAACCCTGGAAGAGCCAG GAGTCACGTGATATTTCAGCAGCAGGGGATTCTCAGGTTGTCGCACGCCTTTCTCAGGCACAGAATAAGGTTGTTGGGGGCGACCAGGGTCCAGGGACCCTCCAACATGTGAGCCCTTCTCAGGCCCCTGCTCGAAAACCTGTCATTACCCCAAACCTGGAAACTCCTCATCCACCTTGCTCCCTGGAACTATATACCAATGTTGGAAGCATCCCTACTATGTGCTCTGCACCCCCTACcacctcctccatccccagcacCCTAAGCGGCTGGAGAGGAACAGATTCTTCAGTGCTAATCTCAAACCCAAACCATGTATCCATGATTGGCCAAAATCTGCCACATCCAGGGTATCAGGGTGTCCACCCTGGTGTTGGAACCCTTCCACACCCATACAGAGGGGCACAATCTCAGATTCAACAGTCCACTCTTCCTCACACAGGACAGGGTAGACCTAATTACACCCCGGTGTCCTCTGCTTCCTCCACCCTAAACTCAGGGCTTCAGAGATCAGGGGAGAGTGTCATCACCAGCAAGACCTCTAACGCTCTCCCACAATCCGTCAGTTCATCTTTGCATCGCCCTCAACCTCCAGCACACATAAAAGTGAATTCAGCCCTCCATCCAATATCCAACAGTTCATACAGCTCAGTGCCCATTCAATCTTCCTCCTCAATTTCTCAGGCAACTACTACTGTTCCAGCCCCAGTCTACCCAATATCCTGTTTGCAAACTGCTACCCCAAGCTCCCAATCCATTGCTGATGCTTTAAATAAACTTGATGCAGAGTTGCAGGGCCACATGCAAGCAGAACAGAGAAGGAGAGACCAAGAAGAAGAGAGGAAACAAAATGTAGAGCGACAAGAACCGGAGACAAAGGCACACGGTGAGTCTGCAATCAAGAGTCTAGAACGTTTGCTGTCAGGTAGTGCAGCTGAGCCTCCACCTCCTCGTTTGTCTCCAGCCGATGCACCCTCTTCTGTCTCACCTCCTAGCCAGAATTCACCACCTTATCCCTGGTTGAGTCGAGGAGGAGTGCCTCCACGTGCTTCTGGAACTGCAACAACCATTATGGAACGACCACGACCACCCCCTCTCACCCCCCAGACAGAATATGCCCGTGAGAAGCAAAGGCAGAGAGAGAAATGGAAGAGTGGAGCACTATCTCAGAATTCCACTGGGATTCCCACATACCCCTCAGAGTCAGGTCTCATCAGCCCCTCCCACAACCATACAATGCAATTGAAACCTGACCCATCCAAAGATGTCACCATGTTGAAAACCCCTCATATTGCTGGGATTTTGGATGCTATTCCCAACCCCCCGCCCCTGCGAGAGCCACCCAAACTTTACCAGGCTTTCCCCAAGGATGTTCCCTCTTCATGCACACAAATCAGCACGACTGCAAATAGCCTGCAAAAACACATGCCCAGTACAGGACTTGGTAGTCTGGGTAGCAGTTCTAGTAGTTGCAATGGTGACTCTGATGGTGCCCAATTTGAGGAGGAAACTTCTGAGCTCTTGCCTGATGGATTGGCTAACATTATGAAGATGCTGGATGAGTCCATCAAGAAAGAGGAGGAGATGTATTCTGGTCAGATGGGAGAACGAGCAGGACCAGAACCTCCATTTTCTGCAAATGTGGCTCCGATGAAGAATTATTTATGCGCACCAGACCTTGTGCCTGCCCTAAAGCAATCTCCAACTGAGGATCATCAGCCAGATGGCCATGCAAGCCCACCTGTGTTAAGTCGGCAGGGTTCCTTGGCATCGCCTTGCAGTCGCACTTCTTCACTtgaggaagaagaggaggtTCTTAAGGTCATTCCCAAGTCTGCCAATTCCATTAGCATGCAGTCCCAAGAAAGCATTCTTGCCACAACAGGAACCAATTATCGCCATAGTGACTTAGCCAAGCTGTATGGCCTTCCAGAGGTAGAGAAAAGTGAGTGCgaggaggatgatgatgatgatgatgaagaagaagctGATCGGGAAGATGAAACTCCATCCTGTTCACCACCACCTCAGCGGCCACATCTCCACCAGACAGGTGTGAACAGCATGTTTAAAAACCTTGCATCTGTACTTGAGAGCCAGAAATACACCTACCGGGGTGGACCCTTTGGTCGTCCTCCTCCCTCTGCTTTTGTGGGAGTTAAGTACTCTTCATCTCTTTCTCTGGGGCCTGACATTTGCAGGCAACAACAAAGCACTTCCCCCACATCAGGTACAACCAATCAACCAGGTTTTAGCAGTCCGACTCAAACCCTTGCCATTAGTAACTCAGGTCAGCCCTGTCCCCTCTCGCCCACAAATTGGGCATCAGAGAGGAAAAGAGGGGATAAAATAAGCCAGTCAGATCTTTTGGGCAATGATGATGAGGAAGAGATTTCAGAGGAACCCACAGGAGAGAAGGATTCTGGAACTGTAAAAGACTTGTTGGAAAGACGACCAAAGCTGACTACCATCTCAGAGTCTTCGCTAGCGGAGCTTAGTCATAGCTATGAAGTGAACAAACACATACTCCCTTATAAAGACCACTCAAAGGCAGAGTCACAGGAGATATGCAAACCTGATAAAGAAAAGGACCGACACAAAGACAGAGAACGAGAGaggaaacacaaacacagtagCAAAAAACATGAAGACAGgaaagagaggaagaaaaaGCACAGAGAAAGACACGACGATGCATCTCTTTCCTCATCCTCATCTTCCAGCTTCAGTCGACGGCACAGGGATGGAAAGTCACACAAGGAAAAGAAGAGCAGGCAGGTGCTGGCTAACCTGGACATTCAGAGTAAGGAGTTTAGGGAGAAGGAACAAGAGCGTGATGGAGACAAGAAGAAAAGGAAAGAGGAATGTAACCGACTTCAGACAGAAGGGGAAGAGTGGGCACAAAGTAAAGACAAGGGCAGCAGCTCAGGACGTTCCTCTGATCTCCCATCAGCTTCATCAGCATTATGTTCTGACGACTTTCAGAAACTAAAGGCGCTTACAGATGGACCACCCAAAGAACTGAAGATACGCCTCATAAAGGTGGAGAGTGGGGACAGGGAGACCTTTATTGCTTCAGAGGTGGAGGAGAGGAGGATTCCTCTGGAGGAAATCACCATAAAGAACACAGCTAGTGAAATCATCAGAGCCTGCAA GGGAGCTCGTGTGAAGGAGAAATTCAAGGAATCGTACCTCCTACCTGCCTTCTCTGTTAAACCAATTTTGACCACAGAGCTGCCCATCCCTCCAGAGAAACTCAACCCCCCCACACCTAGTATCTAT TTGGAAAGTAAAAGAGATGCATTCTCTCCGGTCCTGCTGCAGTTTTGCACAGATTCTAAAAACCCCATTACTGTCATCCGGGGACTAGCTGGTTCCCTTAGATTAA ATCTTGGGCTGTTTTCCACAAAGTCTTTGGTGGAGGCAAATGGGGAGCATGCAGTAGAAGTCCGGACCCAGGTCCAGCAGCCAGCGGATGAGAACTGGGATCCCAGTGGCACTGGCCAGACCTGGCCCTGCGAGAGCAGCAGGTCACACACAACGATTGCCAAGTATGCCCAGTACCAGGCCTCCAGCTTCCAAGAGAGCTTACAG GAAGAGAAGGGCAGtgatgaggaggaggatgatgatgagAAATCAGCCACTAACTCTGAGAATATGACCATTAACTCCTCAGCTCCCAGCTCCAG TTCAGAGCAGAAATCTGTGGGGAAGATAATTAAATTTGGCACCAACATTGACCTGTCCGATCCCAAAAG ATGGAAGGCTCAGCTGCAAGAACTGCAGAAGTTGCCGGCGTTTATGCGTGTTTCTTCCAGTGGGAATATGCTGAGCCATGTTGGCCACACCATTTTGGGAATGAATACAGTACAACTCTACATGAAGGTCCCTGGCTGCCGCACACCAG GACACCAGGAGAACAATAACTTCTGTTCCGTAAACATTAATATTGGGCCTGGAGACTGTGAGTGGTTTGCTGTCCATGACAACTACTGGGAGGCCATCAGTGATTTTTGTGAAAA GCATGGAGTGGACTACCTGACAGGATCATGGTGGCCAGTTCTGGACGACTTGTACCGCTCTAATATCCCTGTGTACCGGTTCATCCAAAGGCCAGGAGATCTGGTATGGATCAACGCAGGCACTGTGCACTGGGTTCAAGCCGTGGGCTGGTGCAACAATATTGCTTGGAATGTGGGACCTGTCAACT CATATCAGTACCAGTTGGCTTTGGAGAGATTTGAGTGGAACGAAGTGAAGAAGGTGAAATCCATCGTTCCCATGATTCATGTGTCCTGGAACGTGGCACGCAACGTCAAAATCACAGATCCAGACACTTACAAAATGATCAA ACACTGTCTCCTTCAGTCTATTAAGCACATTCAGATCCTGAGGGACCAGCTGGTAGCAGCTGGAAAGAAGATCTCCTACCAGAGCAGAGTAAAGGATGAGCCGGCCTACTACTGTAACGAGTGTGAT GTGGAGGTGTTTAACCTGCTGTTTGTGACCAGCGAGAATGGCAGCCGGAAGACGTATGTGGTGCACTGTGAGGACTGTGCACGACAACGCAGCCCAAACCTTTCCAATGTAGTAGTGCTGGAGCAATACCGCATGGAGGAGCTAATGAACGTGTACGACTCTTTCAGCCTG GCCATCAGTCCCAGCTCCCGATGA